The following are from one region of the Dreissena polymorpha isolate Duluth1 chromosome 2, UMN_Dpol_1.0, whole genome shotgun sequence genome:
- the LOC127867318 gene encoding uncharacterized protein LOC127867318, with product MTKLNVHNISFLEQLVTIEAKKPIDVCTLSIENETEWSITVIYVTSECTEDSLPKRKSSTPNSSCKTFNGNPTIRQIVEGYTSTVCPSVNLLYHVNTTLCEAVNRNVIGAGKFPGNATVKVLYPASIREFYLEGFMDQQSVSVTDKRNVTFVCKAFGDPSPHIKLTSESVNVSTNNSYLRLNKYLTSRQDSGTFTCIATNGLGAENRSIYVQANGQDDARSYSFTLALCLGCGVSGVLVLVAVLWVYKRRDIVLQIFHSNDRAIEINAEDARDQTSRSRDNNGNMPEGDGSQIATHHGCIRKLPSGKTRGFYNQSYEEYSPRNGNADNDLEENRDNEPFIYAADAVQKRRGVWNETYADWFNPSTPRPDNTKSTDQISCEHVEESPERRIHTDGYSHTDVNKHRSKQTTDETLIATRSRDD from the exons ATGACGAAACTGAATGTGCATAATATAAGTTTTCTTGAACAACTAGTCACCATTGAAGCGAAAAAGCCTATTGATGTATGTACATTATCAATAGAAAATGAAACGGAATGGAGCATCACTGtaatat atgtTACCTCGGAGTGCACTGAAGACTCGTTGCCCAAACGGAAATCGTCAACACCGAACAGCTCGTGTAAAACTTTCAACGGTAATCCAACAATTAGACAAATTGTTGAAGGGTACACATCAACTGTGTGCCCTTCAGTTAACCTTCTTTACCATGTCAACACAACGCTGTGTGAAGCTGTCAATAGAAATGTGATTGGGGCAGGAAAGTTTCCAGGAAATGCTACTGTAAAAGTCCTAT ATCCGGCATCTATTCGCGAATTCTATTTAGAGGGGTTTATGGATCAACAGAGTGTATCAGTGACTGACAAACGAAATGTAACGTTTGTCTGTAAAGCGTTTGGCGATCCGTCTCCTCACATAAAGCTTACGTCGGAATCCGTAAACGTTTCAACCAACAATTCATACCTGAGACTCAATAAATATCTGACCTCTCGCCAAGATTCTGGAACATTCACATGCATAGCTACAAACGGTCTTGGTGCGGAAAATAGGTCAATTTATGTTCAGGCGAATGGCCAAG ACGATGCAAGGTCCTATTCCTTCACACTTGCTTTATGCCTTGGATGTGGAGTGAGTGGAGTACTGGTACTGGTTGCCGTTTTGTGGGTGTACAAACGACGCGACATAGTCTTGCAAATATTTCATTCAAACG ACCGTGCCATTGAAAT AAATGCAGAGGACGCTAGGGACCAGACAAGCCGTTCTCGTGATAATAACG GAAATATGCCAGAGGGAGATGGATCACAAATCGCAACTCACCATGGCTGCATACGTAAACTACCTTCTGGCAAAACTCGTGGCTTTTACAATCAATCGTATGAAGAGTATTCCCCAAGAAATGGAAATGCAG ATAACGATCTTGAGGAGAACAGGGACAATGAACCCTTCATTTATGCGGCTGATGCTGTTCAGAAACGGCGAGGTGTCTGGAACGAGACATACGCCGACTGGTTCAATCCTTCGACACCTCGCCCTGACAATACGAAAAGCACAG ATCAAATCAGCTGCGAACACGT TGAGGAGTCGCCAGAGCGAAGGATTCATACGGATGGCTACTCACACACTGATGTCAACAAACACAGATCCAAACAGacaa CTGACGAAACACTTATTGCTACAAG gTCGAGGGATGACTGA